The nucleotide sequence ATGTTCAAGTCTATAAGTTTATTCCAGAGATGCTCAGAAACCCCATTACTACTCTCCCTTTCTCCTATTTAGAAAAACTAACAATTTCAAAAATACTTGCAGCACAGAAATACTCCATGGTTCATCCACTATTTCAAGCCCGTATCAGTAGGCAGTCTTTCAAAAGTAATGCATTGTGCTATTCTCCTAATACCTAATACTACAGGGTCAAATACCCTGTTGATTTATGAACATTTTCCATGGGCAAGAGTGTTACAGACAATAGGATCAAGTTGACAATGTTACTGTTCACTTTGAATACTAAATTGTGCTTGCATCCTTAAAGTTAAGATGAGCTGCAGTAAGGATGGGACCATAAATATGTCCATTTATGCCATACACTAAAAATTAAATCCTAAAAATAAGACGGTGAAAATACCTTATGttaattgaaaattaaaagatgaaaaccaATAGGAATTGGTAATGGTGTACTTTTTTGTTAAAGCTCTGAAGTTGTATGAAATTGCCATCCACACTGAGGTAGAGACAGGCCCTAATGTTATTCCTTCCTTGTGTTAGAACTTAAGTCCTCTCACTTCCAACTTGTATGTGCTCTCCCCCTAATTACATATACATCATTTAATTTGAAGTGTGTTATGATAGAAAAATTACAAGatcattcaggtttttttttttctttacaaaattcttaattagcaaaaaaaaaaagtacttataaAATGTACACAGTGTTCTTCCTGCCagtcataaatatttttgtttttcctccaagTATAGAAAAAAAGGGTAGAGAAACTGTATTATGCAAACATTATGACAGTCATGTAATGAAGACACTAGAGCATAACTAACAGATAAGAATATTTTACCTTAGTGTCTAATTATCCTCTTTGAAAGTTATACATAAACTCTGATTCATATTAAATCTCCTACTAAAGCAGATTTAAATTCTATTAGACACAAATCTACTTCCATTTTAAATCACATACAAGTGCTATGTGGTCAGAGGGATGGGAAACACTAGGTAGGGCTTGGTGGGTGGTAACTTCTTCATGACTAGGTAATGGAATTACTTGTTCAACCTCTAAAGCATGTAAGTCAATGAAAATATAATCCAGACATCCATGAAAGCCACCAACGTAATTTGTGTAAGCAGGTTCACCACAAGCACTTTTCAGTTTGAAGAAATGGCTAAGAGACATGTTGCATCGTTCCTCTTCCCCATTGGAGGTCCAGTCTTCATGATCCTCAGCAATGCTGCCATTGATGACAAAGTGATACATTCCTGTGGATGGGGTACTATTAAAGTCCCCACAAAATATAACTGGTATGCCGGGATACAGATCACAAGAGACATGTCTAATGTGAGCCAAGGCTACTGCCATTTGAATGAGACGAATGTACCCACCTAGGAATATAAAAAACATTAATGTTAacctgccttaaaaaaaaattaaaaacccacAAATTATAGTATCTGGGTAGCATTCAGGatatttatttgtatgtgtgGGGAGGAACTGGAGGAAGGTGgttaaacataaaatttcaaGTTTCAAGATTAATGATATTGGGTAATTAATACACAACATGATGGCTATAGTTAATAGCGCTgtatctgggtgaactccgggagctgatgatggacagggaggcctggtgtgctgcaattcatggggtcgcaaagagtcggacaggactgagcgactgagttgaactgaactgaagggagtaAATCCcagaagttctcatcacaaggaaaaaaaaattttgggggTGTTTATATGAAATTATGGATGttaacttattgtgataatcacttTGCAATATACATAAGTCATTATGCCATATACCTTAAATTGTACAGCACTGTGTTATAAACTATATTttgacaaaacaaagaaaaaatgtatttgtgtaaAACAGCTTTTACCAACTTTAAGTTACCATGTTTAAGCCACTTGTGAAAATCAACAAAACCTACCTTTGGGGTGCCAGTAGAGATGGGTATTAGCAACACATATCTTTTTAGAAGAGTCCTTTGTAGACTGAAGAACAGAAACCTAAGATAAACAGAAAATGCTGACTTCAGTTTCTATTTCCcgttctgaaaaaaaattttttttaaatctaagacTATATGATGAACTGACATTTTATTCCAAAACCTTCCCTGCTGATGAAGTATGATAGAAATTATGCaacttaacttttaaattttggagTATACATGAATGGGATTcagcataatattttaataacaacCTAACATATAGAGGAAGATGAATACAGTTCAGATGGTAACACTAAGGTTGGAGATGGTGTTTTTAAGTGGTAAGTGTAGGCATAGGAGTCAGGCAGAAGTAGGTTTGAATACCCACTGAACCATTTATAGCAGTGTGACCTGGAAAGTgacatttctttttcctaaacCAGCTTCATCATGAGTGAAAAAGAAGCAATATCATCCActtcaaagagaaaatttaattGTGTGAATTAAATGAGCTTACTCAGAGGTGCAtgatacacagtaggtgctcaaaaaaatggaagctaatttttttaatatgaacaAAATCAGTTACCTAAAAAATGGACAGAGTTTTAGAGTAACATCTATAAAACGGGAACTGCAGGATTACTATGagccaaaattaaaaactaatattTATGGAGCACAAAGATGCTGGAGGCTTAAATTTGAAGTTCTTCAAAATGTGTCACCAGTGTTTggtaagtaataataaaatattaactacTAAATTTTCTTATTTAGCTAAATAAACGAAATCGTAAGCACGTCTTTTTTCAAGGTAACCTGAAGCGTGCAGGGCGCATTTCAGGTACTCAGTATTTGCtccatgaatgaatgaaggctAAATGACGTGCTTAAGATTCAAGAGCAAACACTTTTCAGTAGAGTCTGGTCTTCATCTTTACTATAagcacccccacccctggcacCCCTTCCAGAACGAGTATGTACAGAGACTGGCGAAGTCACTTTACCTGAACGACAGAAGACCTCTGGAGCACCCTTTCTTGCGCTGATGGATACAAAGCTAGTTTCTCCAGCAGTTCTTTGTGAAGTGGGTCGGACTGCAGGGCTTCATGGAAAGCAATGTCATGCTGGCTTAGGAGGCTGAACTTGGACTTTCGGTAGAAAGTGGCCAGGCCTTCATGCTGCTTGATTCGAAACACGCCCTCCAGCCCAAAGGCCTCGAGGGCCGGCATCAAGCTGTCTGTAAACACGCAGCGGTCAACTTCCTGCAAACAGATGAGGTCGGCGTTGTAGCCCGTGAGCTCCTTTTGGATAAGGTTCTGGCGGTAGTCGAGTTCCAGAGCGTAAGGGGCACAGTATGGGTACAGGACCGTCCGCGAGAACTCAGTCTGGGCGTATGTGTCAGCCAGAATGTTGTAGGAGACTGTGCGGATGAGAGCGTCATCCGTCACCTTCTTTGTGTACAGATGCCGGTGGTCAAAGGTGCAGGTGCCGGGCCCAGCCTCCACTGGACACACACTTTCCAACTCCCGGCTTGGCCCGAAGCGCTGCCCATTGCCCGGAGTGCAATGTAGCTTGAGCCGTAGCCCGATGTCGGCATTAGACGGGGTGTAGACGCGCTCGTCTACACCCGTCTCGGTCCAACCAGGAGAGGGCGAAGAGGGAGACGATGACGAGGGGCCTCCGCCCTCTGGCTCCGCCGCTCTGGGTTTGGTTTCCTTGTACCAGCGAAAGAGGGAGCCGGTGGGATCCCCAAATTCGACGCCGAGCTTGGGGCATACCGGGAAGCCGGCCATGATGTAGCGCGGCAACTGTAGCTCGGTGAAGGCGGGTGGGTTACGCTCCACCTTGTACTTGACATCACCAATCTGCAGCACCGCACCGTCCTGCCAGGCATCCACATTGAGCACGTCTTCAGCTACTGCCTCCTCTCGGTAGTACAGCTTCACCACGGGCTCACAGGCTGCAGCCGGCTCAGGCCCAGGCCCAGCACAAGCCACGCCACTGCCTGCGTTTGGCCGGTTCTTCCTGCTTTTCTTGGCGGCAGCGACTTTAGCGTGGCCTTTAAGGGCATTGGTAGCGATCCGGCTGAGAGCCCGACCCAGCGGCTCGCTCTGGTCGCGCTGCATGTTCTTGTGGCTGCCGTCGGCCAGGGCAAATGAAAGGCTTAGCTTAGGCTCGGAAGGCACACAGCGCACTACAGCGCGCTCCATCGCGCCCACCGAGGTCTCAGACGCCGCCTCGGTCCGACTACGCCGCTCCACCGCCGTGCGGACCCCACGAAGCGCGGCGCGGACGCCTGGGAGCCTCCACATGAACTTGGTGGCCCAGTAGCTGTCAAGACCTGGGGCTGACCTGGGGCTGAGCAACCGCCAAGTGTCAAGTAGAGACAGAGACACCGCAGCCGCCGGTTCCGGGATCCAGTCCCTCAACTTCCGGCCGGCGAAGAGAAAGTGCACTGAGCTACCGCCACGCACTTTCGCCAGGCAGCTCACCTACTCCTTTTCTCCATAGCCACGCTTTTTTCGAATCCATCTggcttaattttatctttaacaaGAGTCATAAGGctggaaaaagagaagaaaatatagaggTTCCAGGAGGAAATATTAGACTCCACGATTTTAACGAAAGTGCAGTTGGCGGGCAAAAGAGAAGGCGAGCTCAAACCGGAAGTGATGGGGGTGATGTCACGGGTTTCGCTTCTTCGAAGGAGATAGACGTGGTGCCTGGGTTTTAAGCGCTTGCCTTCTGTTGCTGCCTTGTGCTAGGGCGTAGGGAACTCTACCCAGATTGCCAGCCTTTGTGCAGGTGTGGAAAGTGTTTCTTAGTTGTCAGCAGCATTCCCAACGTTGCTCACCTTCCTCTGAGGTGTGGGTTCACCTCTGGCCGAGCCAGCGCCGACGCGCGAAGCAGAGCTTTTGTGGTAGTAACTACGAACGATATatcgtgaagtcgctcagtcgtgtccgagctctttgtgaccccatggactgtagcccgccaggctcctccatccatggaattttctaggcaagagtactggagtgggttgccatttccttataatAGCTCCCAATTAGGGGGCAGTGACTGTGCTGAAAACATACAAATATGAGGTCCAAAGAGATTAAGTTACGTGCTCGAGGCCAAACAGACGTGGCTGAATGAATGACAGAAGACAGAATAGTCAATGagtaaaaggaaatgagaaatgcagtttctttgaaaaccacatgaaaaatatttcaagggACAAATTTTGTGTTAAATATAATTAAGTGattaactgaagaaaaaaaaaaaaacaactcttgaAGTTTCAAAGAAGAAATTGAGAATTCTCTCGTCACGGCAAAGGATTTGTTTGCATCTACTTTCCCGTCTCCTACAACTAGAATGTTTACTGAGTGTCTAATAATAAGCCATACTGTTTTCCCCTGGCTTACagtgaggaaaaaacaaaactttttttctaaaagaaggATGAATTTTGCAGTCGTTTGAAATTTATATTCTTGTCCTCCCCTTTCCCAAGGCAGCAAGCATTTGCCGAGGTGACTGGATACCTGATGGTATGTAATGTGGGGCTACACTGAAGGGATAAAAGTCATTACATTATATCAGCTGACTGCCTGAAGAAAGTCTCAGTACTCCAGTTCATAGCACCCACATTAGCAAATATAAACTTTGAACTGGCATTTTTGTTCATACAACTTTGCAGAactcagtcaatcttaaagaaagatGTTTAAAGAATGTCAAGTCTATTTAAAGAAAGCTAAGAGCCCTGTTAGAaaatatgggaattccctggcagtccagtggttaggagtccacACTCTAACtgttggaagtgaaagtgaagtcgctcagtcgtgtccgactttttgcgaccccatggactgtagcctaccaggctcctccgtcaatgggattttccaggcaagaatactggagtgggttgccatttccttctccaggagatcttcccgacccagggattgaacccgcctcatagacagacgctttaccgtctgaaccaccagggaagtccttaactgctgagggcctgaattcagtccctggtgggggaactaaggtCTTGCAAGCTGGGAGGTGcgcaaaaaacaacaacaaaaataaccctGAAACAAAAACCCTATTAGAAAATGGGACTTTCTTTAGAGTAATCTGATCTACTTTAACTCTGTAGCAGAGTCTTAATCCCAGTTTGAGACAGATACTTTGAACTGTCATACTTTCAGGGGTTTTTTTGgcttttgagttaaaaaaaatttttttttcatagagtAAAAACATATCCGCAGTGAAAAATGGTAATATTCCCACTCTGGCTCCTATACATATGCAAACGTTTATGAATTTATAccctttcccccactttttttaCACAAAAGTAGTGTACCCATCGTtctgtatctttgcttttcattatCTGCTGTTATTTCTTTCAAGAGAAAGTTTCTGCAAGTTTCCTGTGTCTCAAATTCACATAGTTTAATTTGAACTCAAAAGACTTGAAAACAATAAGTGGTGTGTTTGAAGCTAAATTTTTATGAGGCTAAATGGTAGCACAGTTATAATTACATAATTGAAATTTGAGATTGGAAGACTGAACCAATACTTTGTTTTCCCTGATaccaaaagaaatgtaaaaaataacattttattcatgCATTCTCAATTCATACCAAGAAACACAAGCTAACTTTTACTAATCAAAAGCTATGGTTGATGGAATTATTTTTGTTACTTATAAATATATCTGCAGAGATTAGCATGTGAAGACAGTTTCTGGTAATTACCTTCAGTTAATAAATTGGCATAGATCATTAATATActtctattttttataaatttgagGTCAACATGAAACTAGTTTTGAGTGATAGCACTCAGAAATTTTGAGTGGTACTTGGTGATAATCACTACAgggtaatttattttcttatattttcaaattttaataatttctatttgCTTTCTAACAGATCA is from Bos taurus isolate L1 Dominette 01449 registration number 42190680 breed Hereford chromosome 22, ARS-UCD2.0, whole genome shotgun sequence and encodes:
- the PDE12 gene encoding 2',5'-phosphodiesterase 12, with product MWRLPGVRAALRGVRTAVERRSRTEAASETSVGAMERAVVRCVPSEPKLSLSFALADGSHKNMQRDQSEPLGRALSRIATNALKGHAKVAAAKKSRKNRPNAGSGVACAGPGPEPAAACEPVVKLYYREEAVAEDVLNVDAWQDGAVLQIGDVKYKVERNPPAFTELQLPRYIMAGFPVCPKLGVEFGDPTGSLFRWYKETKPRAAEPEGGGPSSSSPSSPSPGWTETGVDERVYTPSNADIGLRLKLHCTPGNGQRFGPSRELESVCPVEAGPGTCTFDHRHLYTKKVTDDALIRTVSYNILADTYAQTEFSRTVLYPYCAPYALELDYRQNLIQKELTGYNADLICLQEVDRCVFTDSLMPALEAFGLEGVFRIKQHEGLATFYRKSKFSLLSQHDIAFHEALQSDPLHKELLEKLALYPSAQERVLQRSSVVQVSVLQSTKDSSKKICVANTHLYWHPKGGYIRLIQMAVALAHIRHVSCDLYPGIPVIFCGDFNSTPSTGMYHFVINGSIAEDHEDWTSNGEEERCNMSLSHFFKLKSACGEPAYTNYVGGFHGCLDYIFIDLHALEVEQVIPLPSHEEVTTHQALPSVSHPSDHIALVCDLKWK